Proteins co-encoded in one Plasmodium berghei ANKA genome assembly, chromosome: 11 genomic window:
- a CDS encoding E3 SUMO-protein ligase PIAS, putative — MSYNVSNTKLADCLNKLRVYDLNQLCRKFLLPQNGKKIAIIERILECITDVEREEQIYEFILATKPSIFELNKEKKTNNKASNSDNNIELPNNNKSNNNSNNSYVNNNKNNNVLCINNDANNQKTNDTNTGKKNFPQGAKKGKVKIYEEGNEFSSCACGGMAKNVSSKNCVVKCIECEKPQHISCYIQNSCISKNMQDYKILCVACRLKDIDPFYPLEQILWMKSLNANSEKLMINANDIKSWKNENKEVIIFCIHIDKTDLSGTISVKQEWPKTFTLKVNGNVIEKIFEPTWEHKRRDSPLKITHVLHAGNNNIDINITNYDVPKLFVLAFLLCKIETEQSIIESIISNSSLNFKEAKNRIIHILSIKHDDDEVMCMEINRKISLNCPFSLDRILIPCRGIKCSHIQCFDLKSFIDITKKTKAFNNRWKCPVCSFFLRPKHLVIDTFITYILSQVPKDIKEVELNKTGEIIFNHNNSESKILKSIDDTDLPNLQKIGFEIKTEQSIDNNGNNDGKENNINTNEIIILDSDSESDAENNENTNDNDNANEKTNHNIVQDGREVICISDSDDNDNTPLISKKSESPPKNKLPFSIGMSNYGNNQYLSSFFVRNINDMDKINILPNIYSNFNEIVSNALNDIDPIRFNEIYLSNKILNPEIIQKNNDGKLNADQSTSNMDNADDKETNKFNISNDNNNEILKNTTVLKPSSDNLNNSLLFFCNKENLLSQDMFFFNTTLEALSLNPDNRYMNYSDIVNNNNTILNEATENNQNVNLKKINTSGAFDLFDKDLILPTPTINNNLTNELRTYFNGNNNNDANKDNSSNKEKSNGNIEYEQLKDISSPPNRINLNQITNSENCETAENDKTEENQKTDEKSEAEENDKNEQNDDDSNLNKKKRKKDEEEEKETPRKK, encoded by the exons ATGTCGTATAATGTTAGCAATACAAAATTGGCTGACTG CTTAAATAAATTGAGAGTATACGATCTTAATCAATTATGTCGGAAGTTTCTTTTACCACAAAATGGAAAGAAGATAGCAATAATTGAACGGATTTTAGAATGTATAACAGATGTTGAGAGAGAAgaacaaatatatgaatttatattaGCAACAAAACCATCTATAtttgaattaaataaagaaaagaaaacaaataacAAAGCTTCAAAtagtgataataatatcgAACTAcccaataataataaatctaataataatagtaataattcttacgtgaataataataaaaataataacgtattatgtattaataatgatgcaaataatcaaaaaacaaatgataCAAATACggggaaaaaaaatttcccTCAAGGCGcaaaaaagggaaaag tgaaaatatatgaagAGGGCAACGAGTTTTCTTCATGTGCATGTGGAGGCATGGCAAAAAATGTTTCAAGTAAAAATTGTGTAGTAAAATGCATAGAATGTGAAAAGCCGCAACACATTAGTTGctatatacaaaattcatgtataagtaaaaatatgcaagattataaaatattatgcgTGGCATGTCGGTTAAAAGACATAGACCCATTTTATCCTCTTGAACAAATATTATGGATGAAAAGTTTAAATGCGAACTCTGAAAAGTTAATGATTAACgcaaatgatataaaaagttggaaaaatgaaaataaagaagttataatattttgtatacaTATTGATAAAACAGATTTAAGTGGTACTATTTCTGTAAAACAAGAATGGCCCAAAACTTTTACTTTAAAAGTTAATGGTAACgttatagaaaaaatatttgagcCAACATGGGAACATAAAAGAAGGGACAGCCCTCTTAAAATTACTCATGTATTGCACGCTgggaataataatatagatataaatattacaaaTTATGATGTACCGAAATTATTTGTTCTtgcttttttattatgtaaaATAGAAACAGAACAAAGTATTATAGAAAGCATTATATCAAATAGctctttaaattttaaagaagcaaaaaatagaataattcatattttgtCAATAAAACATGATGATGATGAAGTAATGTGTATGGAAATCAATAGAAAAATAAGTCTGAATTGCCCTTTTTCATTAGATAGAATATTAATACCTTGTCGAGGTATTAAATGCTCTCATATTCAATGTTTCGATTTAAAATCATTTATTGATATAACCAAAAAAACTAAAGCTTTTAATAATAGATGGAAATGTCCAGTGTGCTCTTTTTTCTTAAGACCAAAACATTTAGTAATTGATACTTtcattacatatattttgtcACAAGTTCCTAAAGATATTAAAGAAGTAGAGCTTAACAAAACGGGTGAAATCATATTTAATCATAATAATTCTGAatcaaaaattttaaaaagtatTGATGATACTGATTTGccaaatttacaaaaaattggATTTGAAATTAAAACCGAGCAAAGTATAg ataataatggaaataatgATGGAAAAGAAAACAACATCAATACGAAcgaaattattattttagaTTCTGATTCAGAATCAGATGCAGAAAATAATGAGAATACTAATGACAATGATAATGCCAACGAAAAAACGAATCACAATATTGTACAAG atgGACGTGAAGTTATATGCATATCTGACAGCGACGATAATGATAATACTCCATTGATCAGTAAAAAATCCGAGAGCCCCccaaaaaacaaattacCTTTTTCAATAGGCATGTCTAATTATGGAAATAATCAATATTTAAGTAGTTTTTTTGtaagaaatattaatgatatggacaaaataaatatccttccaaatatttattcaaattttaatgaaattgTTTCGAATGCTTTAAATGACATTGATCCCATTCGatttaatgaaatatatttatcgaacaaaatattaaaccctgaaataattcaaaaaaataatgatggCAAATTAAATGCTGATCAAAGCACTAGTAACATGGATAATGCTGATGACAAAGaaacaaacaaatttaatattagcaatgataataataacgaaattttaaaaaacacGACGGTACTTAAACCTAGTAgtgataatttaaataattctctcttgtttttttgtaaCAAAGAAAATTTGCTATCACAAgacatgtttttttttaatacaacATTAGAAGCACTAAGTTTAAATCCCGATAATAgatatatgaattattctgatattgtaaataataataatacaattttaaatGAGGCAACagaaaataatcaaaatgtgaatttgaaaaaaataaatacctCTGGCGCATTCgatttatttgataaagATCTTATTTTACCAACTCCTACTATTAATAACAATTTAACTAATGAGTTAAGAACTTATTTCAATGGgaacaataataatgatgccaataaagataatagtagtaataaagaaaaaagtaACGGTAATATTGAATATGAACAACTTAAAGATATATCTTCGCCCCCCAATcgaataaatttaaatcaaATTACAAATTCTGAAAATTGCGAAACCGcagaaaatgataaaacggaagaaaatcaaaaaaCTGATGAAAAAAGCGAAGCTGAAGAAAATGACAAGAACGAGCAAAATGATGATGATTCAAacttaaataaaaaaaaaaggaaaaaggATGAggaagaagaaaaagaaacaccacgaaaaaaatga